In the genome of Thermosphaera aggregans DSM 11486, one region contains:
- a CDS encoding glycosyltransferase family 87 protein: MRQRLPGFLKNNIEIVVANIVSVLLAISSWNYYDVRYFLEWYTYFASGRLLYVYASSIYDKIAYPPLPVLVFVTAHHAAVSLTESIEAIRLIDKLPLIISFNAIYFVLRKQYGRRAGLLWLINISGYIIISGYQFDLIAALFLLLGYVQLTRGDFLKSAVYLTLAALVKQVLAVFILIPLLIKLKNHDYRGLLYMTFVAAGVGLMFVTPFLLADPYAFVRRVFFFHATRYPQELSLFAIPLYAAWYNVNTVPAWLVWVWIIPLIIYMLLLYYCFLKETEYDGKVLLKYFISLLVGLLVFNKIGGFNYFTWLVPFLVVFTIENPLYSGKNLFEKLYVSMPIISSILYYVSTLFAAAVASSEIFMVEDLNWVSAEEVILRSTSASSLLYTLVQACRSNSLLSILFTILNQSKPVSQIFFTIIYNSYLLYILKEARMIVKSR; this comes from the coding sequence ATGCGTCAGAGACTACCAGGGTTTTTAAAAAACAATATTGAGATAGTGGTTGCTAACATAGTAAGCGTATTACTAGCTATTTCAAGCTGGAACTACTACGATGTGAGATATTTCCTTGAATGGTACACGTACTTCGCTTCCGGAAGGCTTCTTTACGTTTACGCTTCATCCATTTATGATAAGATAGCATATCCGCCACTACCAGTGCTTGTTTTCGTGACCGCGCATCACGCGGCTGTGAGTTTAACTGAAAGCATTGAAGCTATAAGGTTGATTGACAAGCTCCCCTTGATCATCTCCTTCAACGCAATATATTTCGTCTTAAGGAAGCAGTATGGTAGAAGGGCCGGCCTACTCTGGTTGATAAATATTTCAGGGTACATCATAATCAGCGGCTACCAGTTCGACCTCATAGCAGCCTTATTCCTCCTGCTCGGATACGTTCAGCTAACCCGTGGAGATTTCTTAAAGAGCGCTGTTTACCTAACACTCGCAGCACTTGTAAAACAGGTGCTAGCAGTCTTCATCCTCATCCCGTTACTCATCAAGCTTAAGAACCACGATTATAGAGGGTTGCTATACATGACTTTTGTAGCGGCAGGGGTAGGCTTAATGTTCGTTACACCTTTCTTGCTGGCTGATCCTTACGCGTTCGTCAGGAGGGTGTTTTTCTTCCACGCTACCCGATACCCCCAGGAGCTGAGCCTGTTCGCTATACCCCTCTACGCGGCATGGTATAACGTTAACACTGTTCCGGCATGGCTGGTATGGGTATGGATAATACCTCTCATAATTTACATGCTTCTACTATACTATTGCTTCCTGAAGGAGACGGAGTATGACGGCAAAGTCCTCTTAAAATACTTCATATCGCTACTTGTAGGCTTGCTTGTTTTTAACAAGATAGGGGGTTTCAACTACTTCACATGGCTTGTCCCGTTCCTAGTTGTTTTCACCATAGAAAACCCCTTGTACTCGGGTAAAAACTTGTTCGAAAAACTCTACGTGTCAATGCCTATTATATCGAGCATATTATACTACGTATCAACCCTGTTCGCAGCCGCAGTAGCCAGCTCGGAAATATTCATGGTTGAAGATTTGAATTGGGTATCTGCTGAGGAAGTAATTTTGAGGAGCACGAGTGCTTCATCACTCCTCTACACGCTAGTCCAAGCGTGTAGGTCGAATTCATTGCTGAGCATTCTTTTTACAATCCTGAACCAGAGCAAACCGGTTTCACAAATATTTTTCACAATAATATACAACTCCTACCTCCTCTATATTTTGAAGGAGGCCAGGATGATCGTTAAGAGCAGGTGA
- a CDS encoding isopentenyl phosphate kinase yields MSCLTRDVVFLKAGGSFITFKDKPVSVNYMALEALAEALKATHREVSIVLGNGGGSFAHYAVLKYGSNDPTRLLVKCQQATRLLNRLIVDYLVFNNIPATSLQTSAIIGYGKDSLRAFTPPLLNLVGNGIIPVVYGECILNEKGLVEVFSTEKVFEILSSILKPSRILLLTDVEGVYSCNPKKCSNPGLIKRIDNDNLGAVLELLESDASRDVTGGMYSKVKTMSELSRKTGAKVIVTSGFNIDHVVQALRGIVPEKATIIEIV; encoded by the coding sequence GTGTCGTGTTTGACCAGGGACGTGGTGTTTCTAAAAGCAGGGGGTAGCTTCATAACGTTCAAGGATAAGCCTGTATCTGTTAACTATATGGCACTTGAAGCCTTAGCTGAAGCTTTAAAGGCTACTCATAGAGAGGTGAGCATAGTTTTAGGTAACGGTGGAGGAAGTTTCGCACATTATGCAGTGTTGAAATACGGATCAAATGATCCCACGAGGCTGCTTGTTAAGTGTCAACAAGCTACCAGGCTCTTAAACAGGTTAATAGTTGACTATCTAGTATTTAATAATATACCTGCCACCAGCCTTCAAACAAGCGCGATCATAGGCTACGGTAAGGATTCGTTAAGAGCTTTCACCCCGCCATTACTGAACCTGGTGGGAAACGGGATTATCCCTGTGGTTTACGGTGAGTGCATTCTAAATGAGAAAGGATTAGTAGAGGTTTTCTCCACGGAGAAGGTTTTCGAAATACTGTCAAGCATTTTGAAGCCTTCCAGAATACTTCTTCTCACGGACGTGGAGGGCGTGTACTCATGTAATCCTAAGAAGTGTTCAAACCCCGGGTTGATAAAACGTATCGATAATGATAATCTAGGAGCCGTGTTGGAATTGTTGGAGAGCGATGCTTCAAGAGATGTCACTGGCGGCATGTATTCAAAAGTTAAAACCATGAGTGAACTCTCCAGAAAAACCGGTGCTAAGGTCATAGTTACTTCCGGATTCAACATTGACCACGTCGTCCAAGCTTTAAGGGGAATAGTCCCTGAGAAGGCCACGATTATTGAAATAGTTTAG